The Lipingzhangella halophila genome segment TATTTCTGGCAGGGTGGCGCCATGGACGTGGCAGGCGATGACGAGCGGGGGACGACGGAGCGGGTGCTCGCCCTCTTGGGGCTGCTGCAGCAGCGCCAGGTCTGGACCGGCCCTGAGCTCGCCGATCGGCTCGGGGTTACGCCGCGCACGGTACGGCGGGATGTCGAGCGGCTGCGCACGCTTGGCTACCCGGTGCATGCCAGCCAGGGCGTGGGCGGCGGCTACCAGCTCGGGCCGGGCCAGGACCTACCGCCGCTGCTTCTTGACGATGAGGAGGCGATCGCCACCGCGGTTTCGCTGCTTGTCGGCGCGGGTGGTGCGGTTGCCAGCGCCGGCGGCGCCGCGCTGCGGGCGCTGACCAAGCTCGACCGGGTGCTACCCACCCGGTTGCGGCGTGAGGTGCGTGCGCTCTCCGGTTCGGTGGAGTCCTTCGGTGCGGGCCGCACACCGGTCGATGCCGAGGCGCTCATGGTGCTGGCCAGGGCCTGCCGCGACGAAGTCGAGGTCGGTTTCGGCTATCCGTCCGGGAAGGGGGTGCGGGGGCGGCGGGCCGAGCCTTACCGCCTGGTCGCCTCCGAGCAGCGCTGGTATCTCCTGGCCTACGATCTCGATCGCGACGACTGGCGCAGCTTCCGCGTCGACCGGATGACCGGTGTGTCCGCGCGGACCTGGCGTTTCCGCCCGCGCGCGGCGCCCGATGCGGCGAGGTACGTGCAGGAGGGTGTGGCCAGTCGGGTCTATCCGCACCAGGCGCGCTTCCTGGTGCGCGCTCCGGCGGAGACGGTGCGCGCGCAGGTTCCGGCGTCGGCGGCAGTCGTGCACCCGCGTGGGAGCACGCTTTGCGA includes the following:
- a CDS encoding helix-turn-helix transcriptional regulator, translated to MDVAGDDERGTTERVLALLGLLQQRQVWTGPELADRLGVTPRTVRRDVERLRTLGYPVHASQGVGGGYQLGPGQDLPPLLLDDEEAIATAVSLLVGAGGAVASAGGAALRALTKLDRVLPTRLRREVRALSGSVESFGAGRTPVDAEALMVLARACRDEVEVGFGYPSGKGVRGRRAEPYRLVASEQRWYLLAYDLDRDDWRSFRVDRMTGVSARTWRFRPRAAPDAARYVQEGVASRVYPHQARFLVRAPAETVRAQVPASAAVVHPRGSTLCEVLSGAASLDFVLMHVLLLGHDFEVLDPPELARRCRALAQRLLSAGASIPPGPEPEEP